A portion of the Pseudomonadota bacterium genome contains these proteins:
- a CDS encoding adenylate kinase, with translation MDLILFGPPGAGKGTQAHRLSKLLGIPSISTGDLMRAERAGESDLGKKFDSYMSQGLLVPDTLVVELLEGRLGRADAAGGAIFDGYPRTLPQALALDELLASADRAIQHVVSIDIELDEMLERITGRRACQATGQIFHLRYNPPPADFQGTLVQRPDDTEAVVRKRYEEYTRKTAPLKEHYGDRGLLRAVDGVGALDQVAARIRTAIGWTSGCRGGPAV, from the coding sequence ATGGACCTGATCCTGTTTGGTCCCCCTGGCGCAGGCAAGGGGACCCAGGCCCATAGGCTCTCGAAATTGCTCGGTATCCCTTCGATTTCCACCGGTGACCTCATGCGCGCCGAGCGCGCTGGGGAAAGTGATCTCGGCAAGAAGTTCGACTCCTACATGTCGCAGGGCCTGCTCGTGCCAGACACCCTCGTGGTCGAGCTGCTCGAAGGCCGCCTCGGCCGAGCCGACGCGGCAGGGGGTGCGATCTTCGACGGGTACCCAAGGACGCTACCCCAAGCCTTGGCGTTGGACGAGCTCTTGGCTTCGGCCGACCGAGCTATCCAGCATGTGGTATCCATCGACATCGAGCTCGACGAGATGCTCGAGCGGATCACCGGGCGCCGTGCATGTCAGGCCACTGGACAAATCTTTCATCTACGCTACAATCCGCCCCCCGCGGATTTCCAAGGTACTCTGGTCCAGCGTCCGGATGACACCGAAGCCGTCGTGCGTAAACGTTACGAGGAGTACACAAGAAAGACGGCTCCGCTCAAGGAGCATTATGGCGACCGCGGGCTGTTGCGTGCAGTCGACGGCGTAGGTGCACTGGATCAGGTGGCCGCACGTATTCGTACGGCGATAGGGTGGACCAGCGGTTGTCGCGGAGGGCCAGCGGTTTGA
- the rpmJ gene encoding 50S ribosomal protein L36, with the protein MKVRPSVKKICNKCKIIKRKGVVRVLCSNPRHKQRQG; encoded by the coding sequence ATGAAAGTACGACCCAGCGTCAAGAAAATCTGCAACAAGTGCAAGATCATAAAGCGGAAAGGCGTCGTACGCGTCCTGTGCTCCAATCCGCGACACAAGCAACGTCAAGGTTAG